In the genome of Paenibacillus pabuli, the window GCATGTGGGGCTTTATCAACACTAGGCATTGGTGGCACAGGAAGCTTGCCAACGATGGAGACTGTCCATCTTTTACAGACTGAGCATGAACAATAAAGCCTGGCTTTACACTAGGCAACCAAATTGAACAAAGGGAGTTGAGAGTATGTTGAAATTCGGTAAAACATTGCTGGTGGGATTAAGTATGGCGGTAGGGATAGGCTTGGTTTCAGGAATTGAATGGTCCTCATCAGCTGCCGCAGCAGGCACAGACTACTATGTGGCGACAAACGGAAATGACTCTAATGCGGGGACGAGCACCGCGCCATGGAAGACGCTGCAGCACGCAGCGGATGCTGTTCCTGCAGGCAGTACAGTGCATGTTCGTGGCGGGGTGTACAACCAGAAGCTGAAGATCTCCCGCTCAGGCTCAGCTTCACAGGGACCGATTGTATTCACTAACGATGGCACAGAGACTCCGATTATTGACGGCACAGGACTTTCGGTTAGCGGGATTGAAGGGCTGATTGACCTGACCGATGTAAATTACGTTACCATTCAGGGATTTGAAATTCGCAATTATACTACAGCTACTAAGGACGTCATGCCTGTAGGCATTTATGTTCACGGATCAGGCAGCTTCATCAATTTGTCTGGCAACAAAGTCCATGATATCAAAAACACCGCCACGCCTACCGGCAGTGACCTGCTTGGCCGTGACGCACATGGGATTGCTGTATATGGCACGAAGGCACCCGAATCCATTCACGATATTACGATTAATGGTAATGAACTGTACAATCTTGTGCTCGGCTCCAGCGAATCGCTGGTTCTCAACGGTAACGTGGACACTTTCTCGGTGACGAATAATGTCATTCACGATAACGACAACATTGGCATTGATCTCATCGGTTTTGAGGGGAAAGCGCCGAATACGGCTTACGACCAGGTACGGAACGGACTCGTGAAGGGAAACAGAGTCTACAATATCACTTCCAACAATAATCCTTCGTATGGGAAGTCACTTCCGAATAACAGTAATGCAGCGGATGGCATCTATGTCGATGGCGGCAAGGATAGTATTATTGAACAGAACTACAGCTACAACAATGATATCGGTATCGAGATTGCATCCGAGCATGCCGGTAAGTCTACCAGCAATATTACTGTTCGCAGCAACGCAGTCTACAACAACCGACTTACTGGTATCGCCATGGGTGGGTATGATACCAAACGTGGCTCCACAGTAAATTGTAAAATCGTTAATAATACGGTATACAAAAATGATACGCTTGGCGATGGCAGCGGCC includes:
- a CDS encoding right-handed parallel beta-helix repeat-containing protein — translated: MLKFGKTLLVGLSMAVGIGLVSGIEWSSSAAAAGTDYYVATNGNDSNAGTSTAPWKTLQHAADAVPAGSTVHVRGGVYNQKLKISRSGSASQGPIVFTNDGTETPIIDGTGLSVSGIEGLIDLTDVNYVTIQGFEIRNYTTATKDVMPVGIYVHGSGSFINLSGNKVHDIKNTATPTGSDLLGRDAHGIAVYGTKAPESIHDITINGNELYNLVLGSSESLVLNGNVDTFSVTNNVIHDNDNIGIDLIGFEGKAPNTAYDQVRNGLVKGNRVYNITSNNNPSYGKSLPNNSNAADGIYVDGGKDSIIEQNYSYNNDIGIEIASEHAGKSTSNITVRSNAVYNNRLTGIAMGGYDTKRGSTVNCKIVNNTVYKNDTLGDGSGQLYVQFDTQNNVIKNNIFVASSTDVLIYNEYTKNSGNVVDYNLYFAPAGSNGASWTWKNKDYTGFSAYKTGTGNDAHSLFIDPKFVNASGYDFHLQSSSPAIDAGNTDNAIIGTLDIEGKPRVQGAAVNIGAYE